One stretch of Xanthomonas sp. DAR 35659 DNA includes these proteins:
- a CDS encoding DMT family transporter gives MSAAAVPAGAARRALWQLLLAEVLIGSVGVFVHESGQDPVTAVFYRCLFGALFLTVCGLFGGQLRGLWRERRLLRDAALSGVLLVLNWVALFAGMARSSIGVATMVYHVFPFVMLILAALLQGERTRRGDLGWTLLAFVGVACSADPARLWRTADRGYLLGIALTLLAALLCGASLLLSRRISRERPLAVVMVQCWVGSALLVGFSSGSAMHPGPHWLWLAGLGVIHSGIVYVLFYASYRHLHVATIAVLAFVYPLVTLLLDYLLYGHRLVAVQWLGLGLIVSGTLAVNLKWRWPQHAADTVAGDVAR, from the coding sequence GTGAGCGCGGCCGCCGTTCCCGCGGGCGCCGCGCGCCGCGCGCTGTGGCAATTGCTGCTGGCGGAGGTGCTGATCGGCTCGGTCGGCGTGTTCGTGCACGAGAGCGGCCAGGATCCGGTGACCGCGGTGTTCTACCGTTGCCTGTTCGGCGCGCTGTTCCTCACCGTGTGCGGCCTGTTCGGCGGCCAGCTGCGCGGGCTGTGGCGCGAGCGCAGGCTGCTGCGCGACGCCGCGCTCAGCGGGGTGCTGCTGGTACTGAACTGGGTGGCGCTGTTCGCCGGCATGGCGCGCTCGTCGATCGGCGTGGCGACGATGGTGTATCACGTGTTTCCGTTCGTGATGCTGATCCTGGCGGCGTTGCTGCAGGGCGAGCGCACGCGCCGTGGCGACCTCGGCTGGACGCTGCTGGCCTTCGTCGGCGTGGCCTGCTCGGCCGACCCGGCGCGGCTGTGGCGGACGGCCGATCGCGGCTATCTGCTCGGCATCGCGCTGACCCTGCTTGCGGCGCTGCTGTGCGGCGCGTCGCTGCTGCTGTCGCGGCGCATCAGCCGCGAGCGGCCGCTGGCGGTGGTGATGGTGCAGTGCTGGGTGGGGAGCGCGCTGCTCGTCGGGTTCTCCAGCGGCAGCGCCATGCATCCCGGACCGCATTGGCTATGGCTGGCGGGCCTGGGCGTCATCCACAGCGGCATCGTCTACGTGCTGTTCTATGCGTCCTACCGGCATCTGCACGTGGCGACGATCGCGGTGCTGGCGTTCGTCTATCCGCTGGTCACGCTGCTGCTGGACTACCTGCTGTACGGTCACCGCCTGGTCGCGGTGCAGTGGCTGGGCCTGGGCCTGATCGTGTCCGGCACGCTGGCGGTGAACCTGAAATGGCGTTGGCCGCAGCATGCGGCAGACACGGTGGCGGGCGACGTGGCGCGCTAA
- a CDS encoding DegV family protein encodes MRIGIVVDSACDLPQDYIADHNIVLLPISVRIGEALLADHRDEEATLSFLHAHVAEHGAEAETIPFSVAQIRELFLSRLVIDYDHVFCMTITKTRSPIHQHALQASFAILNDYKPIRQAAGHTSPFALRVLDTQNLFAAQAVTAVEAVRLREAGASVQAIRERLEELAGNVHGYMIARDLYYMRARARSKGDRSVGLLSAALGTALDIKPVLHGYRGDTAPVAKIKGFDAAVQKLFAFVGKRVAAGLMTPTLCLSYGGELSELRALPGYTALRQTCEAHGVEVLESVMSLTGMVNVGKGAITLGFADGPHTFA; translated from the coding sequence ATGCGTATCGGGATCGTGGTGGATTCTGCCTGCGACTTGCCACAGGACTACATCGCAGACCACAACATCGTGTTGTTGCCGATCAGCGTGCGCATCGGCGAGGCGCTGCTGGCCGATCATCGCGACGAGGAGGCCACCTTGAGCTTCCTGCACGCGCACGTGGCCGAGCATGGCGCCGAGGCGGAGACCATTCCCTTCAGCGTGGCGCAGATCCGCGAGCTGTTCCTGAGCCGGCTGGTGATCGACTACGACCACGTGTTTTGCATGACCATCACCAAGACCCGCAGCCCGATCCACCAGCATGCGCTGCAGGCCAGCTTCGCCATCCTCAACGACTACAAGCCGATCCGGCAGGCGGCCGGGCACACCTCGCCGTTCGCGCTGCGGGTGCTCGACACGCAGAACCTGTTCGCCGCGCAGGCGGTGACCGCGGTGGAGGCGGTGCGGCTGCGCGAGGCCGGCGCCAGCGTGCAGGCGATCCGCGAACGGCTGGAGGAACTGGCCGGCAACGTGCACGGCTACATGATCGCCCGCGACCTGTACTACATGCGCGCCCGCGCGCGCAGCAAGGGCGACCGCAGCGTCGGCCTGCTCAGCGCCGCGCTCGGCACCGCGCTGGACATCAAGCCGGTGCTGCACGGCTATCGCGGCGACACCGCCCCGGTGGCCAAGATCAAGGGCTTCGACGCGGCGGTGCAGAAACTGTTCGCCTTCGTCGGCAAGCGCGTGGCGGCCGGGCTGATGACGCCGACGCTGTGCCTGAGCTACGGCGGCGAACTGAGCGAACTGCGCGCCCTGCCCGGCTATACGGCGCTGCGCCAGACCTGCGAGGCGCACGGGGTGGAAGTGCTGGAAAGCGTGATGAGCCTGACCGGCATGGTCAACGTCGGCAAGGGCGCGATCACCCTCGGCTTCGCCGATGGGCCGCATACCTTCGCCTAG
- a CDS encoding metal/formaldehyde-sensitive transcriptional repressor has product MPHTPHEKKRVLARIRRVRGQTEALERALEGGADCAAVLQQIAAIRGAVNGLMSEVMQAHIREEFGHAAASETQRAARVREMGMLVRSYLK; this is encoded by the coding sequence ATGCCGCACACGCCCCACGAGAAGAAGCGCGTCCTGGCCCGCATCCGCCGCGTGCGCGGACAGACGGAGGCGCTGGAGCGGGCGCTGGAGGGCGGCGCCGACTGCGCCGCGGTCCTGCAGCAGATCGCCGCGATCCGCGGCGCGGTCAATGGCCTGATGTCGGAAGTGATGCAGGCGCATATCCGCGAAGAATTCGGCCACGCCGCCGCCTCCGAGACGCAGCGCGCCGCGCGCGTGCGCGAGATGGGCATGCTGGTCCGTTCCTATCTCAAGTGA
- a CDS encoding PLP-dependent aminotransferase family protein, with translation MLLYEALAAQLRQQIERGTLRAGERLPSIRQLAASHGISAATAVQACLQLEREGRVQARARSGYFVRAAAAPLAATTAPMRRRSPGMVDNPALQGVLDMLARSDLVPLHTATPAPALLPGAQLAAALSRQLRRNRGVALDYAPPQGHAALRRQIAQRYAHCATTVAADEVVVTAGAMEAISLALRTLTAPGDVVVVETPTYHGILQAVAALRLKVLEVPNRAGHGIDAARLDALLQRTPARAAVLVPNFNNPLGSLTPDSAKRALLDSCARHGTVVIEDDIYGELDWSGQRPRPLRHFDRHGNVITCGAFSKVLAPGLRVGWLLGGAWTDALVRAKYFSTIGGASLPQLALADYLQRHDLERHLRKLRRTLADNGQRLREAIVRHWPADTRVGDPAGGLSLWLQLPEAGSGQALFEAALAEGIGTSPGHLYSSRGDYADHLRLTCGQPWSDNLERAMRRLGALAGRLPR, from the coding sequence ATGCTCTTGTACGAAGCGCTCGCCGCGCAGTTGCGCCAGCAGATCGAGCGCGGCACGCTGCGCGCCGGCGAACGCCTGCCGTCGATCCGGCAATTGGCCGCCAGCCACGGCATCAGCGCCGCCACCGCGGTGCAGGCCTGCCTGCAACTGGAACGCGAAGGCCGGGTGCAGGCGCGCGCGCGCTCGGGTTACTTCGTGCGCGCCGCCGCCGCGCCACTGGCGGCCACCACCGCGCCGATGCGCCGGCGCAGCCCGGGCATGGTCGACAACCCGGCGCTGCAGGGCGTGCTCGACATGCTCGCGCGTTCGGACCTGGTGCCGCTGCACACCGCCACGCCGGCGCCGGCATTGCTGCCGGGCGCGCAACTGGCGGCCGCCCTGTCGCGGCAACTGCGCCGCAACCGCGGCGTCGCCCTCGACTACGCGCCGCCGCAGGGCCATGCCGCGCTGCGCCGGCAGATCGCGCAGCGCTATGCGCACTGCGCGACCACCGTGGCCGCGGACGAAGTGGTGGTGACCGCCGGCGCGATGGAGGCGATCAGCCTGGCGCTGCGCACCCTGACCGCGCCCGGCGACGTGGTGGTGGTGGAGACGCCCACCTACCACGGCATCCTGCAGGCGGTCGCGGCCTTGCGGCTGAAGGTGCTGGAAGTGCCCAACCGCGCCGGCCACGGCATCGACGCCGCGCGCCTGGACGCACTGCTGCAGCGCACCCCCGCGCGCGCCGCGGTGCTGGTGCCCAACTTCAACAATCCGCTCGGCAGCCTGACGCCGGACAGCGCCAAGCGCGCACTGCTGGACAGCTGCGCGCGCCACGGGACCGTGGTGATCGAGGACGACATCTACGGCGAGCTGGACTGGTCCGGGCAGCGGCCGCGCCCGCTGCGCCACTTCGACCGCCACGGCAACGTGATCACCTGCGGCGCGTTCTCCAAGGTGCTGGCGCCGGGCCTGCGCGTGGGCTGGCTGCTCGGCGGCGCCTGGACCGACGCGCTGGTCCGCGCCAAGTACTTCTCCACCATCGGCGGCGCCAGCCTGCCGCAGCTGGCGCTGGCCGACTACCTGCAGCGGCACGACCTGGAACGGCATCTGCGCAAGCTGCGCCGCACCCTGGCCGACAATGGCCAACGCCTGCGCGAGGCGATCGTGCGGCACTGGCCGGCCGACACCAGGGTCGGCGATCCCGCCGGCGGGCTGTCGCTATGGCTGCAGTTGCCCGAGGCCGGCAGCGGCCAGGCGCTGTTCGAGGCGGCGCTGGCCGAGGGGATCGGCACCTCGCCGGGGCACCTGTATTCCAGCCGCGGCGACTACGCCGACCACCTGCGCCTGACCTGCGGCCAGCCCTGGAGCGACAACCTGGAACGGGCGATGCGGCGGCTGGGCGCGCTGGCCGGACGGCTCCCACGCTGA
- a CDS encoding S-(hydroxymethyl)glutathione dehydrogenase/class III alcohol dehydrogenase gives MKSRAAVAFEAGQPLQIVEIDVEPPRQGEVLVRITHTGVCHTDAFTLSGDDPEGIFPAVLGHEGGGIVEAVGEGVTSVKVGDHVIPLYTAECRKCKFCLSGKTNLCQAVRATQGKGLMPDGTTRFSYNGQPIYHYMGCSTFSEYTVVPEISLAVVNPEAPLEKVCLLGCGVTTGIGAVHNTAKVKEGDSVAVFGLGGIGLAVIQGAVQAKAGRILAIDTNPGKFELARSMGATDCINPKDYAKPIQEVIVELTDGGVDFSFECIGNVHVMRSALECCHKGWGESVIIGVAGAGQEISTRPFQLVTGRVWRGSAFGGVKGRTQLPGMVEQAMHGEIDLDPFITHTLPLDEINEAFHLMHEGKSIRTVIHF, from the coding sequence ATGAAATCCCGTGCCGCCGTCGCGTTCGAAGCCGGCCAGCCGCTGCAGATCGTCGAGATCGATGTCGAGCCGCCGCGCCAGGGCGAGGTGCTGGTCCGCATCACCCATACCGGTGTCTGCCACACCGATGCGTTCACGCTCTCCGGCGACGATCCGGAAGGCATCTTCCCCGCGGTGCTCGGCCATGAGGGCGGCGGCATCGTCGAGGCGGTCGGCGAGGGCGTGACCAGCGTCAAGGTCGGCGACCACGTGATCCCGCTGTATACGGCCGAATGCCGCAAGTGCAAGTTCTGCCTGTCCGGCAAGACCAACCTGTGCCAGGCGGTGCGCGCCACCCAGGGCAAGGGCCTGATGCCCGACGGCACCACGCGCTTCTCCTACAACGGCCAGCCAATCTACCACTACATGGGCTGCAGCACCTTCAGCGAGTACACCGTGGTACCGGAGATCTCGCTGGCGGTGGTCAATCCCGAGGCGCCGCTGGAAAAAGTGTGCCTGCTCGGTTGCGGCGTCACCACCGGCATCGGCGCGGTGCACAACACGGCCAAGGTCAAGGAAGGCGACAGCGTCGCGGTGTTCGGCCTGGGCGGCATCGGCCTGGCGGTGATCCAGGGCGCGGTGCAGGCCAAGGCCGGGCGCATCCTCGCCATCGACACCAATCCCGGCAAGTTCGAGCTGGCGCGCAGCATGGGCGCCACCGACTGCATCAATCCCAAGGACTACGCCAAGCCGATCCAGGAAGTCATCGTCGAACTGACCGATGGCGGCGTGGATTTCAGCTTCGAGTGCATCGGCAACGTGCACGTGATGCGCTCGGCGCTGGAGTGCTGCCACAAGGGCTGGGGCGAGAGCGTCATCATCGGCGTGGCCGGCGCCGGCCAGGAGATCAGCACGCGTCCGTTCCAACTGGTCACCGGCCGCGTGTGGCGCGGCAGCGCCTTCGGCGGCGTCAAGGGCCGCACCCAGTTGCCGGGCATGGTGGAGCAGGCGATGCACGGAGAGATCGATCTGGATCCGTTCATCACCCACACCTTGCCGCTGGACGAGATCAACGAGGCCTTCCACCTGATGCACGAGGGCAAGTCGATCCGCACCGTGATTCATTTCTGA
- a CDS encoding 2-hydroxychromene-2-carboxylate isomerase — protein MRLHWYFDFVSPFSYLHWHKLKALPAFAQIVPVPIVFGAVLQHLHTRGPAEIPHKRGFTYQFVQWQAQQEGVPLRFPPAHPFNPLAALRLCIAAGGTPQAIDGLFDWLWRDGRAGDDATALAPVAQALGIAEAAAAIADPQVKAQLRGNTEQALAAGVFGVPTLQIDDTLLWGNDAHPLMQAVLADPQLLQRGEMARLADLPVGVQRGA, from the coding sequence ATGCGCCTGCACTGGTATTTCGATTTCGTCTCGCCGTTTTCCTATCTGCACTGGCACAAGCTCAAGGCGCTGCCCGCGTTCGCGCAGATCGTGCCGGTGCCGATCGTGTTCGGCGCGGTGTTGCAGCATCTGCACACGCGCGGCCCGGCGGAAATCCCGCACAAGCGCGGCTTCACCTACCAGTTCGTGCAGTGGCAGGCGCAACAGGAAGGCGTGCCGCTGCGCTTTCCGCCGGCGCATCCGTTCAACCCGCTGGCCGCGTTGCGGCTGTGCATCGCCGCCGGCGGCACCCCGCAGGCGATCGACGGGCTGTTCGACTGGCTGTGGCGCGACGGCCGCGCCGGCGACGACGCAACGGCGCTGGCCCCGGTCGCGCAGGCGTTGGGCATCGCCGAAGCGGCCGCCGCCATCGCCGATCCGCAGGTCAAGGCGCAACTGCGCGGCAACACCGAACAGGCCCTTGCCGCCGGTGTGTTCGGCGTGCCGACGCTGCAGATCGACGACACGCTGCTGTGGGGCAACGATGCGCATCCGCTGATGCAGGCGGTCCTGGCCGACCCGCAGCTGCTGCAGCGCGGCGAGATGGCGCGGCTGGCGGACCTGCCGGTCGGCGTGCAACGCGGCGCCTGA
- a CDS encoding PhzF family phenazine biosynthesis protein — protein sequence MSLSLFVVDAFSTVRFKGNPAAVVPLPAWLPDASMQAIASENNLSETAFFVRGADGVFDIRWFSPLKEVGFCGHATLASAFVIDRQRLAPFPLRLRAAAVGELGVARCADGSFEMRFPNQAPQVLEAPPSALYAALSIAPQAVYANAQAYIAVYADEDQVRALVPDLARMLALAPRDVAVTAPGRQHDFVSRYFWPANGGAEDPVTGSIHAALAPLWARVLGKPQLTAWQASARGGELGCRVEAQHVHVRGSAVLYLHGTIAS from the coding sequence GTGTCGCTCTCCCTGTTCGTCGTCGATGCCTTCAGTACGGTCCGCTTCAAGGGCAATCCGGCCGCGGTGGTGCCGCTGCCGGCGTGGCTGCCGGATGCGTCGATGCAGGCCATCGCCAGCGAGAACAACCTGTCGGAGACCGCGTTCTTCGTGCGCGGCGCCGATGGCGTGTTCGACATCCGTTGGTTCTCGCCGCTGAAGGAAGTCGGCTTCTGCGGCCACGCCACGCTGGCCAGCGCGTTCGTGATCGACCGCCAGCGGCTGGCGCCGTTCCCGCTGCGGCTGCGCGCGGCGGCGGTGGGCGAACTCGGCGTGGCGCGGTGCGCCGACGGCAGCTTCGAGATGCGCTTCCCGAACCAGGCGCCGCAGGTGCTGGAAGCGCCGCCATCGGCCTTGTACGCCGCCTTGTCGATCGCGCCGCAGGCGGTCTACGCCAATGCCCAGGCGTACATCGCCGTCTACGCGGACGAGGACCAGGTGCGCGCGCTGGTACCGGACCTGGCGCGGATGCTGGCGTTGGCGCCGCGCGACGTCGCGGTCACCGCGCCGGGCCGCCAGCACGATTTCGTGTCGCGCTACTTCTGGCCGGCCAACGGCGGTGCCGAGGACCCGGTCACCGGGTCCATCCACGCCGCGCTGGCGCCGCTGTGGGCACGGGTGTTGGGCAAGCCGCAGCTGACCGCCTGGCAGGCCTCGGCCCGTGGTGGCGAACTCGGTTGCCGGGTCGAGGCGCAACACGTCCATGTGCGCGGCAGCGCGGTGCTGTACCTGCACGGGACGATCGCGTCGTGA
- a CDS encoding GH12 family glycosyl hydrolase domain-containing protein, translating into MHHPHAVPIATSVPCVRTPHASLRRRLLQTLFAVACLAAAPLALAGPYKIFGNHYAWVNNFNDPNNVIQGSFGTGSTPELTVTFNFSSSNLYGYPAIVRGWHYDWNPTSDTLFPRQVSSLSTIPVKFNYSAGGSNLGGDFAYDLFFRHDTSKGVPQLEVMIWGGHNSWPIGTLTASNVISAGGYTFDLWEGNNSAAGYYVYTFIPHGTAGQPNLPTSGSLNVDVKPFLNWLQANRSQDRRYSNALYLHVVEAGFEVVRGNGWAKVSATIDAH; encoded by the coding sequence ATGCATCACCCGCACGCCGTTCCGATCGCCACGTCAGTCCCATGCGTCCGTACGCCGCACGCTTCGCTGCGCCGGCGCCTGCTGCAGACCCTGTTCGCCGTCGCCTGCCTGGCGGCCGCGCCGCTGGCGCTGGCCGGGCCCTACAAGATCTTCGGCAACCACTACGCCTGGGTCAACAATTTCAACGACCCCAATAACGTCATCCAGGGCAGCTTCGGCACCGGCAGCACGCCGGAGCTGACGGTGACCTTCAATTTTTCCAGTTCCAATCTCTATGGCTACCCGGCGATCGTGCGCGGCTGGCACTACGACTGGAACCCGACCAGCGACACCCTGTTCCCGCGGCAGGTGTCCTCGCTCAGCACGATCCCGGTCAAGTTCAACTACAGTGCCGGCGGCAGCAACCTCGGCGGTGACTTCGCCTACGACCTGTTCTTCCGCCACGACACCAGCAAGGGCGTGCCGCAGCTGGAAGTGATGATCTGGGGCGGGCACAACTCCTGGCCGATCGGCACGCTCACTGCCAGCAACGTGATCAGCGCTGGCGGCTATACGTTCGATCTGTGGGAGGGCAACAACAGCGCTGCGGGTTACTACGTCTACACCTTCATCCCGCACGGCACCGCCGGGCAGCCCAACCTTCCCACCAGCGGCAGCCTCAACGTCGACGTCAAGCCGTTCCTGAACTGGCTGCAGGCCAACCGCAGCCAGGATCGCCGCTACAGCAACGCGCTGTACCTGCACGTGGTCGAGGCCGGGTTCGAGGTGGTGCGCGGCAACGGCTGGGCCAAGGTCAGCGCGACCATCGATGCGCATTGA
- the fghA gene encoding S-formylglutathione hydrolase produces MERIEHHACCGGWQDVYRHTSSVLGCTMHVAVYLPPQAEHAALPVLYWLSGLTCTEQNFITKAGAQRYAAEHGVILVAPDTSPRGDEVADAEGYDLGKGAGFYVNATREPWARHYRMYDYVVQELPGLIEANFRTNGARAISGHSMGGHGALVIALKNPGRYRSVSAFAPIVAPSQVPWGEKAFAAYLGEDRASWKAYDATALIGSAAERLPLLIDQGGGDEFLDKQLQPQLLQAAADAAGYPLTLRVQPGYDHSYYFIASFIGEHIAHHARALQG; encoded by the coding sequence ATGGAACGCATCGAACACCACGCCTGCTGCGGCGGCTGGCAGGACGTCTATCGCCACACGTCGAGCGTGCTCGGCTGCACGATGCACGTGGCCGTGTACCTACCGCCGCAGGCCGAGCATGCCGCACTGCCGGTGCTGTACTGGCTCAGCGGGCTCACCTGCACCGAGCAGAACTTCATCACCAAGGCCGGCGCGCAGCGCTACGCGGCCGAGCACGGGGTGATCCTGGTCGCGCCGGACACCAGCCCGCGCGGCGACGAGGTCGCCGATGCCGAAGGCTACGACCTGGGCAAGGGCGCCGGCTTCTACGTCAACGCCACCCGCGAACCGTGGGCCAGGCACTACCGGATGTACGACTACGTGGTGCAGGAGCTGCCTGGGTTGATCGAGGCCAACTTCCGCACCAATGGCGCGCGCGCGATCAGCGGCCATTCGATGGGCGGCCATGGCGCGCTGGTCATCGCGCTGAAGAATCCGGGCCGCTATCGCAGCGTGTCGGCATTCGCGCCGATCGTGGCGCCGTCGCAGGTGCCGTGGGGCGAGAAGGCCTTCGCCGCCTATCTCGGCGAGGACCGCGCCAGTTGGAAGGCCTACGACGCCACGGCCTTGATCGGCAGCGCCGCCGAGCGGCTGCCGTTGCTGATCGACCAGGGCGGCGGCGACGAGTTCCTTGACAAGCAGTTGCAGCCGCAGTTGCTGCAGGCCGCGGCCGATGCCGCCGGCTACCCGCTGACCTTGCGGGTGCAACCTGGATACGACCACAGCTACTACTTCATCGCCAGCTTCATCGGCGAGCACATCGCCCATCACGCGCGCGCGCTGCAGGGGTGA
- the gfa gene encoding S-(hydroxymethyl)glutathione synthase, whose amino-acid sequence MSTVTIHPSVDGGVRAGAENFQGGTLECHCAADKVTVEVGAQTAHNHACGCTKCWKPKGATFSVVAVVGRDKVKVTVHEEKLKVVDESATIRRHACTGCGVHMYGRIENTEHPFYGLDFIHTELSSQQGWSAPGFAAFVSSIIESGTRPEAMDGVRSRLRELKLEPYDCLSPPLMDAISTHVARKSGVLQ is encoded by the coding sequence ATGAGTACCGTAACGATTCATCCGTCGGTGGATGGGGGTGTGCGGGCGGGCGCGGAGAATTTCCAGGGCGGCACCCTGGAATGCCACTGCGCCGCCGACAAGGTCACCGTGGAGGTGGGCGCGCAGACCGCGCACAACCACGCCTGCGGCTGCACCAAGTGCTGGAAGCCGAAAGGCGCGACGTTCTCGGTGGTGGCGGTGGTGGGCCGCGACAAGGTCAAGGTCACCGTGCACGAGGAGAAGCTGAAGGTGGTCGACGAGAGTGCCACCATCCGCCGGCACGCCTGCACCGGCTGCGGCGTGCACATGTACGGCCGCATCGAGAACACCGAGCATCCGTTCTACGGGCTGGACTTCATCCATACCGAACTGTCGTCGCAGCAGGGCTGGTCGGCGCCGGGCTTCGCCGCGTTCGTGTCCTCGATCATCGAGAGCGGCACCCGCCCGGAAGCGATGGACGGCGTGCGCAGCCGCCTGCGCGAACTGAAGCTGGAGCCGTACGACTGCCTGTCGCCCCCGCTGATGGACGCGATCTCCACCCACGTCGCGCGCAAGAGCGGCGTGTTGCAGTAG